From one Triticum aestivum cultivar Chinese Spring chromosome 4B, IWGSC CS RefSeq v2.1, whole genome shotgun sequence genomic stretch:
- the LOC123091993 gene encoding ER membrane protein complex subunit 4 encodes MEKGKGLARRWAVELHDASSSSSSPAFPDPPGFTRSAPEADDAASARQRKETEAAWKGQKAWEVAQAPFKNLMMMGFMMWMAGSTVHLFSIGIVFSALWQPFNALRSVGKVFEPFKDPRVDTLAPKLLFTALNLAAMGLGVWKLNTLGLLPTNASDWVSSLSPAREVEYAGGGIPLM; translated from the exons ATGGAGAAGGGCAAGGGCCTCGCCCGCCGCTGGGCAGTGGAGCTCCACGACgcatcttcctcctcatcctcgccTGCCTTCCCCGATCCTCCCGGCTTCACCAGATCTGCCCCGGAAGCG GATGACGCCGCCAGCGCGCGGCAGCGCAAGGAGACCGAAGCCGCCTGGAAGGGGCAG AAGGCCTGGGAGGTGGCGCAGGCGCCCTTCAAGAACCTGATGATGATGGGTTTTATGATGTGGATGGCCGGGAGCACAGTCCACCTGTTCAGCATTGGCATCGTCTTCTCTGCTCTCTGGCAGCCCTTCAACGCACTCCGATCTGTCGGGAAAG TTTTTGAACCATTTAAGGACCCAAGGGTGGATACACTTGCACCTAAGTTGCTCTTCACTGCTCTCAACTTGGCCGCTATGGGTTTGGGTGTTTGGAAG CTCAATACATTGGGTCTTCTTCCAACAAATGCATCAGACTGGGTATCTTCACTGTCTCCTGCTCGG GAGGTTGAATATGCTGGTGGAGGGATCCCCTTGATGTAA